The Cucumis melo cultivar AY chromosome 6, USDA_Cmelo_AY_1.0, whole genome shotgun sequence genome includes a region encoding these proteins:
- the LOC103491100 gene encoding GDSL esterase/lipase At5g55050, whose product MGSQVLLSFLFFLFFFFFSILMGVSNSSLVPAIYVFGDSLVDVGNNNHLKLSLAKANFPHNGLDFPTKKPTGRFSNGKNAADFVAERVGLATSPPYLSLISKFRKTVNTTPFKTGVSFASGGAGIFNETNNLFKQSVAMDQQIELYSRVYKHLVGELGSSGAAAHLSKSLFTVVIGSNDIFGYHESSDLRQKYSPQQYLDLMASTLHSQLKRLHGYGARKYVVGGIGLVGCAPSQRKRSKTGECDEEVNNWAAIYNTALKSKLETLKMELNDISFSFFDVYQVMSNFVHSPSSYGFTEIKSACCGLGNLNADVPCLPIAKFCSNRNNHLFWDLYHPTQEAHRMFANYIFDGPFTYPLNLNQLIAL is encoded by the exons ATGGGCTCCCAAGTTCTATTatccttcctcttcttcctcttcttcttcttcttctcaattTTGATGGGGGTTTCAAATTCTTCCTTGGTTCCTGCAATCTATGTGTTTGGAGACTCATTAGTGGATGTTGGAAATAACAACCACTTGAAGCTTTCATTAGCCAAAGCCAATTTTCCCCACAATGGTCTTGACTTTCCCACCAAAAAGCCTACCGGAAGGTTCTCTAATGGCAAGAATGCTGCCGATTTTGTTG CTGAAAGAGTGGGGTTGGCGACCTCACCACCATATTTGTCTCTGATATCAAAGTTTAGAAAGACCGTCAACACAACACCATTTAAAACAGGCGTCAGCTTTGCTTCTGGAGGAGCTGGAATTTTTAACGAAACAAATAATCTTTTT AAACAATCGGTGGCAATGGACCAACAAATAGAGTTATATTCGAGGGTTTATAAACATCTAGTAGGAGAGCTGGGGTCGTCGGGAGCGGCAGCGCACCTATCAAAATCTCTTTTTACGGTTGTGATTGGAAGTAATGACATTTTCGGCTATCATGAGTCGTCCGATCTCCGTCAAAAATATTCACCACAGCAATACCTTGACCTCATGGCCTCCACTCTTCACTCTCAGCTTAAG AGATTACATGGATATGGAGCAAGAAAATATGTGGTGGGTGGAATTGGATTAGTGGGATGTGCACCATCGCAAAGGAAGAGAAGCAAAACAGGAGAATGTGATGAAGAAGTCAATAATTGGGCAGCAATTTACAACACTGCTCTAAAATCAAAGTTGGAGACACTAAAAATGGAGCTCAATGACATTTCATTCTCCTTCTTTGATGTATATCAAGTCATGTCCAACTTTGTTCATTCACCATCTTCTTATG GATTCACAGAGATAAAAAGTGCATGTTGTGGGCTTGGGAATTTGAATGCAGATGTTCCTTGTTTACCAATAGCGAAATTTTGCTCAAATAGAAACAATCATCTCTTTTGGGATCTTTATCATCCTACCCAAGAAGCTCATCGCATGTTTGCTAATTACATATTTGATGGTCCATTTACATACCCACTCAATCTCAACCAACTCATTGCTCTTTGA
- the LOC103504354 gene encoding lactoylglutathione lyase-like: MVEDENGYKFKFIQCISAPIDPLSQIMLRVQDLNISTNFYSKALGMKLFKSQNNSQAQLRWGMMGYGRNESETTVLKLETRNNISRDDGGDGYSMLYISTDNVKKSNEAAKLVIKELGGNIIMEPVLVPTINVKMTGFSVTLILGE; encoded by the exons ATGGTGGAAGATGAAAATGGATATAAATTTAAGTTCATCCAATGCATCTCAGCTCCCATTGATCCTCTCTCTCAAATAATGCTTCGTGTACAAGATTTGAATATCTCTACCAACTTCTATTCAAAG GCATTAGGGATGAAACTCTTCAAGAGCCAAAACAATTCACAAGCACAg TTAAGATGGGGTATGATGGGATATGGAAGAAATGAAAGTGAGACAACAGTGCTTAAATTGGAAACAAGAAATAACATATCTCGTGATGATGGAGGAGATGGCTATTCAATG CTATACATTAGTACAGACAATGTAAAGAAGAGTAATGAAGCAGCCAAATTGGTAATAAAAGAGCTTGGTGGGAACATAATAATGGAGCCTGTTTTGGTGCCAACCATTAATGTCAAAATGACTGGATTTAGTGTGACCCTGATTCTTGGAGAATG a